In Streptomyces sp. NBC_00091, the following proteins share a genomic window:
- a CDS encoding methyltransferase domain-containing protein translates to MAHNGPVTPEDFAALLTPEGSALLDSLRDYDPAQELAVATRLRREHPAGLVSAALGQARLRQRAVAKFGAEDAFRMYFTPGGGEMATRAPVASYRAERLADLGVRSVADLCCGIGGDALALARRGIRVLAVDLDPLTVAVARANAEALGLADLIEVREADVTGVDVSSYDAVFIDPARRGGRGRVFDPESYSPPLSWAVETARAAKYAAIKIAPGIPHEAVPAEAEAEWISDHGDVKEAVLWFGTAPGTVRATLLPGPRGLVTAEPLPDPEAGPVGRWLYEPDGAVIRAHLVAEVAAQLDGRLIDPTIAYITADELRATPYATAYEITDVLPFGLKKLKALLREREVGILTVKKRGSAIEPEELRRKVKPQGPNSATVFLTRVAGAPSMLIGSPAG, encoded by the coding sequence CTGGCCCACAATGGACCGGTGACCCCCGAAGACTTCGCCGCGCTCCTCACCCCCGAGGGCAGCGCGCTCCTCGACTCGCTCCGCGACTACGACCCCGCCCAGGAACTGGCCGTGGCCACCCGGCTGCGCCGCGAGCACCCCGCCGGGCTGGTGTCGGCCGCGCTGGGGCAGGCCCGGCTGAGGCAGCGGGCGGTGGCGAAGTTCGGGGCCGAGGACGCGTTCCGGATGTACTTCACGCCCGGCGGCGGGGAGATGGCCACCCGCGCGCCGGTGGCCTCGTACCGCGCCGAGCGGCTCGCGGACCTGGGCGTACGGAGCGTCGCGGACCTGTGCTGCGGAATCGGCGGGGACGCCCTGGCGCTGGCCCGGCGCGGGATCCGGGTGCTGGCGGTGGACCTCGACCCGCTGACGGTGGCCGTCGCGCGGGCCAACGCCGAGGCGCTGGGGCTGGCGGACCTGATCGAGGTCCGGGAGGCCGATGTGACGGGGGTGGACGTGTCCTCGTACGACGCCGTCTTCATCGACCCCGCGCGGCGCGGCGGGCGCGGCCGCGTCTTCGACCCGGAGTCCTACTCACCGCCGCTGTCCTGGGCCGTGGAGACGGCCCGTGCGGCCAAGTACGCCGCCATCAAGATCGCGCCGGGGATCCCGCACGAGGCGGTGCCGGCGGAGGCCGAGGCCGAGTGGATCTCCGACCACGGGGACGTGAAGGAGGCCGTGCTGTGGTTCGGCACCGCCCCCGGCACGGTACGGGCCACCCTGCTGCCGGGGCCGCGCGGGCTGGTCACCGCCGAACCGCTGCCGGACCCGGAGGCGGGACCGGTCGGGCGCTGGCTGTACGAGCCCGACGGGGCCGTGATCCGCGCGCACCTCGTCGCCGAGGTGGCCGCGCAGCTGGACGGCCGGCTCATCGACCCGACCATCGCCTACATCACCGCCGACGAGCTGCGCGCGACGCCGTACGCGACCGCGTACGAGATCACGGACGTGCTGCCCTTCGGGCTGAAGAAGCTGAAGGCGCTGCTGCGCGAGCGGGAGGTCGGGATCCTGACGGTGAAGAAGCGGGGCTCGGCGATCGAGCCGGAGGAGCTGCGCAGGAAGGTCAAGCCGCAGGGGCCGAACTCCGCGACGGTCTTCCTGACGCGGGTGGCGGGGGCGCCGTCGATGCTGATCGGGTCCCCCGCGGGCTGA
- the tsaD gene encoding tRNA (adenosine(37)-N6)-threonylcarbamoyltransferase complex transferase subunit TsaD, with amino-acid sequence MADEPLVLGIETSCDETGVGVVRGTTLLADAVASSVDEHARFGGVVPEVASRAHLEAMVPTIERALKEAGVSARDLDGIAVTAGPGLAGALLVGVSAAKAYAYALGKPLYGVNHLASHICVDQLEHGPLPEPTMALLVSGGHSSLLLAPDITSDVRPLGATIDDAAGEAFDKIARVLHLGFPGGPVIDRLAREGDPKAIHFPRGLTGPRDAAYDFSFSGLKTAVARWIEAKRNAGEEVPVRDVAASFQEAVVDVLTRKAIRACKDEGVDHLMIGGGVAANSRLRSLAQERCDDAGIILRVPRPKLCTDNGAMVAALGAEMVRRNRPASDWDLSADSSLPVTDPHVPGHGHDHGHAHDHDHVHELSKDNLYS; translated from the coding sequence ATGGCTGACGAACCGCTCGTCCTCGGCATCGAGACCTCCTGCGACGAGACCGGCGTCGGCGTCGTCCGCGGAACCACCCTCCTCGCGGACGCGGTCGCGTCGAGCGTCGACGAGCACGCCCGCTTCGGCGGGGTCGTGCCCGAAGTGGCCTCCCGCGCCCACCTGGAGGCGATGGTCCCGACCATCGAGCGCGCCCTGAAGGAGGCCGGTGTCAGCGCCCGCGACCTCGACGGCATCGCGGTCACGGCCGGCCCGGGCCTCGCGGGAGCGCTGCTGGTGGGCGTCTCGGCGGCGAAGGCGTACGCGTACGCGCTCGGCAAGCCGCTGTACGGGGTGAACCACCTGGCCTCCCACATCTGCGTCGACCAGCTGGAGCACGGGCCGCTGCCCGAGCCGACCATGGCGCTGCTGGTGTCCGGCGGGCACTCCTCGCTGCTGCTGGCCCCCGACATCACCAGCGACGTACGGCCGCTGGGCGCGACCATCGACGACGCGGCGGGCGAGGCCTTCGACAAGATCGCCCGGGTGCTCCACCTGGGCTTCCCCGGCGGTCCGGTCATCGACCGGCTCGCGCGCGAGGGCGACCCGAAGGCGATCCACTTCCCGCGCGGTCTGACGGGGCCGCGCGACGCGGCGTACGACTTCTCCTTCTCCGGCCTCAAGACGGCGGTGGCCCGCTGGATCGAGGCCAAGCGCAACGCGGGCGAGGAGGTGCCGGTGCGCGATGTGGCGGCGTCCTTCCAGGAGGCCGTGGTGGACGTGCTGACGCGCAAGGCGATCCGCGCGTGCAAGGACGAGGGCGTGGACCACCTGATGATCGGCGGCGGGGTGGCGGCCAACTCCCGGCTGCGCTCGCTCGCGCAGGAGCGCTGCGACGACGCGGGGATCATCCTGCGGGTGCCGCGGCCGAAGCTGTGTACCGACAACGGCGCGATGGTCGCGGCGCTCGGCGCGGAGATGGTCCGGCGGAACCGGCCGGCCTCGGACTGGGACCTGTCGGCCGACTCCTCGCTGCCGGTGACGGACCCGCACGTGCCGGGCCACGGCCACGACCACGGTCATGCCCATGACCACGACCACGTGCACGAGCTCAGCAAGGACAACCTCTACTCGTGA
- the rimI gene encoding ribosomal protein S18-alanine N-acetyltransferase, with translation MTAPTAVLREMRWWDIEPVLALEHELFPDDAWSAGMFWSELAHARGPQATRRYVVAELPSDSGSAAGGTGRIVGYAGLAAAGDLGDVQTIAAAKDQWGTGLGARLLTELLRAATAFECAEVLLEVRVDNTRAQRLYERFGFEPIGFRRGYYQPGNVDALVMRLTDPAHTKTEHPENSEHTESSESNG, from the coding sequence GTGACGGCCCCGACCGCAGTGCTCCGCGAGATGCGCTGGTGGGACATCGAACCGGTGCTGGCGCTGGAACACGAGCTGTTCCCCGACGACGCCTGGTCGGCCGGGATGTTCTGGTCCGAACTCGCCCACGCGCGCGGCCCGCAGGCCACCCGCCGCTACGTCGTCGCCGAGCTTCCTTCCGATAGCGGCTCCGCCGCGGGCGGGACCGGCCGCATCGTCGGCTACGCCGGACTGGCGGCCGCGGGCGACCTGGGCGACGTACAGACCATCGCGGCAGCCAAGGACCAGTGGGGCACCGGACTCGGCGCCCGGCTGCTCACCGAGCTGCTGCGCGCCGCGACCGCCTTCGAGTGCGCCGAGGTGCTGCTGGAGGTACGGGTGGACAACACCCGCGCCCAGCGGCTCTACGAGCGCTTCGGCTTCGAGCCGATCGGCTTCCGGCGCGGCTACTACCAGCCGGGCAACGTCGACGCGCTCGTGATGCGCCTGACCGACCCGGCACATACGAAAACTGAGCACCCTGAGAACTCTGAGCACACTGAGAGCAGTGAGAGCAATGGCTGA
- the tsaB gene encoding tRNA (adenosine(37)-N6)-threonylcarbamoyltransferase complex dimerization subunit type 1 TsaB produces MLLLAVDTATPAVTVALYDGESVLAESNQVDARRHGELLLPSVDKVLAEAGVKLESVTGIVVGVGPGPYTGLRVGLVTASTFAAVLGVPVHGLCTLDGLAYAAGAAGIEGPFTVATDARRKEVYWARYEDPRTRVGEPAVDRPADIAERVAGLPAVGQGAALYPEVFPDARGPVHQSAAALAALAAEKLAAGGAFENAEGLAPTPLYLRRPDAQVPKNYKVVTPQ; encoded by the coding sequence GTGCTCTTGCTCGCCGTAGATACCGCCACGCCCGCCGTCACCGTCGCCCTGTACGACGGGGAGTCCGTCCTCGCCGAATCGAACCAGGTCGACGCCCGCCGCCACGGGGAGCTCCTGCTGCCCTCCGTGGACAAGGTCCTCGCCGAGGCCGGGGTGAAACTCGAATCCGTCACCGGCATCGTCGTCGGCGTCGGCCCCGGCCCCTACACCGGGCTGCGCGTCGGCCTCGTCACCGCCTCCACCTTCGCCGCCGTCCTCGGTGTCCCCGTGCACGGCCTGTGCACCCTCGACGGGCTCGCGTACGCCGCCGGGGCCGCCGGGATCGAGGGCCCCTTCACCGTCGCCACCGACGCGCGGCGCAAGGAGGTCTACTGGGCGCGCTACGAGGACCCGCGCACCCGGGTCGGCGAGCCCGCCGTCGACCGCCCGGCCGACATCGCCGAGCGGGTCGCCGGCCTCCCGGCGGTGGGCCAGGGCGCCGCGCTGTACCCGGAGGTCTTCCCGGACGCCCGCGGCCCCGTGCACCAGTCGGCCGCGGCGCTGGCGGCCCTGGCCGCGGAAAAGCTGGCGGCGGGGGGGGCCTTCGAAAATGCGGAGGGCCTTGCCCCGACCCCCCTCTACCTGCGCCGGCCCGACGCGCAGGTGCCCAAGAACTACAAGGTGGTCACCCCGCAGTGA
- the tsaE gene encoding tRNA (adenosine(37)-N6)-threonylcarbamoyltransferase complex ATPase subunit type 1 TsaE — MEDVPREAPRSPAAEALAEAAAETLITVDSPASMQELGRRIAGLLRPGDLVLLTGELGAGKTTLTRGLGEGLGVRGAVTSPTFVIARVHPSLGDGPPLVHVDAYRLGGGLDEMEDLDLDVSLPESVVVVEWGDGKVEELSDDRLHVVIGRAVGHEEVLDDVREVALRGVGARWAGAELARLSAR; from the coding sequence ATGGAAGACGTACCGCGGGAAGCGCCGCGCAGCCCGGCGGCTGAGGCCCTGGCCGAGGCCGCCGCCGAAACCCTGATCACCGTCGACTCGCCCGCCTCCATGCAGGAACTGGGCCGCAGGATCGCCGGCCTGCTGCGCCCCGGCGACCTCGTCCTGCTGACCGGCGAACTCGGCGCGGGCAAGACCACCCTGACCCGGGGGCTGGGGGAGGGGCTGGGCGTGCGCGGGGCCGTGACCTCGCCGACCTTCGTGATCGCCCGGGTGCACCCGTCCCTGGGCGACGGTCCGCCGCTGGTGCACGTGGACGCGTACCGGCTCGGCGGCGGGCTGGACGAGATGGAGGACCTGGACCTCGACGTCTCGCTGCCCGAGTCCGTGGTCGTCGTGGAGTGGGGCGACGGCAAGGTCGAGGAGCTCTCCGACGACCGGCTGCACGTGGTGATCGGGCGCGCGGTCGGCCACGAGGAGGTCCTGGACGACGTACGCGAGGTCGCGCTGCGCGGCGTCGGGGCCCGGTGGGCCGGCGCGGAGCTGGCGAGGCTGTCGGCGCGGTAG
- a CDS encoding alpha/beta fold hydrolase — MSDNWRKAGWAGAAIGVIAAGAAAGVAVERITVGRGIRMKARLALDAAGDYGSLRGTEGGCRAEDGTELYYEVDELPDSGTKRRLRRRPPAAATVVFCHGYCLAQDSWHFQRAALRGVVRSVYWDQRSHGRSARGLAQADGEPVTIDQLGRDLKAVIDAAAPEGPLVLVGHSMGGMTVMALAEQFPELVRDRVLGVALVGTSSGRLDEVTYGLPSVGLGAVRRLLPGVLKVLGSQAELVEKGRRATADLFAGMIKLYSFGSRDVDPGVARFAERLIEATPIDVVAEFYPAFQTHDKSAALQRFADIPVTVVAGDKDMITPPGHSVTIKEALPAAELVVLEDTGHLMMLERPDTVTGLLTGLLARTGAVPATANVGGHGRRTAGSAAQPGG, encoded by the coding sequence GTGAGCGATAACTGGCGCAAGGCCGGCTGGGCCGGTGCCGCCATCGGTGTCATAGCGGCGGGCGCCGCGGCCGGTGTCGCGGTCGAACGGATCACCGTGGGGCGCGGCATCCGGATGAAGGCACGCCTCGCGCTCGACGCCGCCGGGGACTACGGCTCCCTGCGCGGGACCGAGGGCGGCTGTCGCGCCGAGGACGGCACCGAGCTGTACTACGAGGTCGACGAGCTGCCCGACAGCGGCACGAAGCGCCGGCTGCGGCGCAGGCCCCCGGCCGCCGCCACCGTCGTCTTCTGCCACGGCTACTGCCTCGCCCAGGACTCCTGGCACTTCCAGCGCGCCGCCCTGCGCGGAGTCGTCCGCTCCGTGTACTGGGACCAGCGCAGCCACGGCCGCAGCGCGCGGGGCCTGGCCCAGGCCGACGGTGAACCGGTGACCATCGACCAGCTCGGCCGCGACCTGAAGGCCGTCATCGACGCCGCCGCACCCGAGGGCCCGCTCGTCCTCGTCGGCCACTCCATGGGCGGCATGACCGTCATGGCCCTCGCCGAACAGTTCCCCGAGCTGGTACGCGACCGCGTGCTCGGGGTGGCCCTCGTCGGCACCTCCAGCGGCCGGCTGGACGAGGTGACGTACGGGCTGCCCTCCGTCGGACTGGGCGCGGTGCGCCGCCTGCTGCCCGGCGTGCTCAAGGTGCTCGGCTCCCAGGCCGAGCTGGTGGAGAAGGGCCGCCGGGCCACCGCCGACCTCTTCGCCGGCATGATCAAGCTGTACTCGTTCGGCTCCCGGGACGTGGACCCGGGCGTGGCGCGCTTCGCCGAGCGGCTGATCGAGGCGACCCCGATCGACGTGGTCGCCGAGTTCTACCCGGCCTTCCAGACCCACGACAAGAGCGCCGCCCTCCAGCGGTTCGCGGACATCCCCGTCACCGTCGTCGCCGGGGACAAGGACATGATCACCCCGCCCGGGCACAGCGTGACGATCAAGGAGGCGCTGCCGGCCGCCGAGCTGGTGGTGCTGGAGGACACCGGGCACCTGATGATGCTGGAGCGCCCCGACACCGTGACCGGGCTGCTCACCGGCCTCCTGGCGCGCACCGGAGCCGTCCCCGCAACGGCTAACGTTGGGGGACATGGAAGACGTACCGCGGGAAGCGCCGCGCAGCCCGGCGGCTGA